One region of Candidatus Paceibacterota bacterium genomic DNA includes:
- the smpB gene encoding SsrA-binding protein SmpB: MADIVTNPKARRDYHLLETIEAGIVLRGTEVKALRAGKGQIRDAFARVENGEVYLYNAHIDEYSHGNLQNHQPKAPRKLLLHKSEIRKLFGLAAVKGNVLVPLSFYWKQGKVKVALAVGKGKAQYDKREDLKKREAERELKQATLRHRR; encoded by the coding sequence ATGGCCGACATCGTGACCAATCCCAAAGCCCGGCGCGATTACCACCTGCTCGAGACGATCGAGGCGGGCATCGTGTTGCGCGGCACCGAGGTGAAGGCCCTGCGCGCGGGCAAAGGCCAGATTCGCGATGCCTTCGCCCGGGTGGAGAATGGCGAGGTCTATCTTTACAACGCTCACATTGACGAGTATTCCCACGGGAATCTCCAGAATCACCAGCCGAAGGCCCCGCGCAAATTGCTGCTGCACAAGTCGGAAATCCGAAAGCTGTTCGGCTTGGCGGCGGTCAAGGGCAATGTGCTGGTGCCGCTCTCCTTCTACTGGAAGCAGGGGAAAGTCAAAGTGGCGCTCGCGGTGGGCAAGGGCAAAGCCCAGTACGACAAGCGCGAGGACCTGAAGAAACGCGAAGCCGAGCGCGAACTCAAGCAGGCCACGCTGCGCCACCGCCGGTGA
- a CDS encoding polyprenyl synthetase family protein, whose translation MSITTKNLNSRSQPPFDLQEFLAARTVAVNRALDRFLPAANAKPATIHRAMRYSLFAGGKRIRPALCLAAAAACGGDEADALPLACAVECIHTYSLIHDDLPAMDDDDYRRGKPTNHKVFGEGIAVLAGDALLTQAFEIAAQSRGWPRYSHQQIVLEVARAAGSLQLIAGQVADLESEGTRISAPQLQYIHERKTSALLCCSVRLGGMSANCPPAQLRALTCFGYHVGLAFQVIDDILDVTQTSETLGKTAGKDVRAQKATYPSIVGLDQSRKIARQLTQRAFRSLRVFKGKAVALEALAQFLLRRDR comes from the coding sequence ATGTCCATCACCACCAAGAACCTGAATTCCCGGTCGCAACCGCCCTTTGACCTGCAGGAGTTTCTCGCCGCTCGCACCGTCGCTGTCAATCGCGCCCTCGACCGGTTTCTGCCCGCCGCCAACGCCAAACCCGCCACCATCCACCGCGCCATGCGCTACTCGCTGTTTGCCGGCGGCAAACGCATCCGCCCCGCGCTGTGCCTGGCCGCCGCTGCCGCCTGCGGCGGCGATGAGGCCGACGCCCTTCCCCTCGCCTGCGCCGTCGAGTGCATCCACACTTACTCGCTGATACACGACGACCTCCCGGCCATGGACGATGACGATTATCGGCGCGGCAAACCGACCAACCACAAAGTCTTCGGCGAGGGTATTGCCGTGCTGGCCGGCGACGCGCTCCTGACCCAGGCGTTTGAGATCGCCGCCCAAAGCCGCGGCTGGCCCCGCTACTCGCATCAGCAAATTGTCCTGGAAGTGGCTCGCGCGGCGGGCTCTCTGCAATTGATCGCCGGGCAGGTCGCGGATCTGGAAAGCGAAGGAACCCGCATTTCCGCCCCGCAACTCCAGTACATTCACGAACGGAAGACCTCCGCCCTGCTGTGTTGCTCGGTGCGCCTCGGCGGCATGAGCGCCAACTGCCCGCCCGCCCAATTGCGCGCGCTCACCTGCTTTGGCTACCACGTGGGGCTGGCCTTCCAGGTGATTGACGACATCCTGGACGTGACCCAAACCAGCGAGACGCTTGGCAAGACGGCGGGCAAAGACGTCCGGGCGCAAAAGGCGACCTATCCCTCGATCGTCGGGCTGGACCAGTCACGCAAGATCGCCAGGCAATTGACCCAACGCGCCTTTCGCTCGCTCAGAGTTTTCAAAGGGAAAGCCGTGGCGCTTGAAGCATTGGCCCAGTTTCTCTTGCGCCGCGACCGCTGA
- a CDS encoding DNA-directed RNA polymerase subunit omega, translating into MNAELVKKALEKVGNPNVLVNLISRRVRQLMSGGGRMSRPLVADTGHMGAADIALLEIVEDKISFEMPELVELVRPVAKKRKRH; encoded by the coding sequence TTGAACGCTGAACTTGTAAAAAAGGCACTGGAGAAAGTTGGCAATCCCAACGTTCTGGTCAACTTGATTTCGCGCCGCGTCCGCCAACTCATGTCCGGCGGAGGCAGGATGAGCCGGCCGTTGGTCGCGGATACGGGCCACATGGGGGCCGCGGACATCGCATTGCTGGAGATCGTCGAGGACAAGATCAGCTTTGAAATGCCGGAGTTGGTGGAATTGGTGCGGCCGGTGGCCAAGAAGCGCAAGCGGCACTGA
- the rpmB gene encoding 50S ribosomal protein L28 → MARICELTGKRPIKGSIIWRSGKSKKSGGIGTHVTAITKRRFMPNLQRVKAVVNGEVRYVRVSAKAIKKGLIVKAPKRTWKKEAAAAKA, encoded by the coding sequence ATGGCGAGAATTTGTGAACTGACCGGCAAGCGCCCGATCAAGGGCAGCATCATTTGGCGTAGCGGCAAGTCGAAGAAGAGCGGCGGTATCGGCACGCATGTTACCGCCATCACCAAGCGCCGGTTTATGCCGAACCTGCAGCGGGTCAAGGCAGTCGTCAACGGCGAGGTTCGCTATGTCCGCGTGTCCGCCAAGGCGATCAAGAAAGGGCTGATCGTTAAAGCGCCCAAGCGCACCTGGAAGAAGGAAGCGGCGGCGGCGAAGGCTTGA
- a CDS encoding GspE/PulE family protein yields MNETQAAARKETGELLLELGKLTEQQLEQARRRQRRLNLPQHRAIVDLNFASEEDIWRALAAVNHLEFVDPIALGLKRETLELLPIKLIFLYHLLPLGLEDDCLTLAFSEPPSQIEQGNLRLVLGKRFKIVLATPSAIHAVIKQNFGLGAETIQKLREERGGTEISQEIVFDVQGKETDSALEATVSAFVDQILQEALRLRATDVHLEPYLNSVRLRYRVDGILETVPVPADMHRLHPAVVSRLKIMGGLNIAEKRLPHDGRIAMKTGSEEYDLRVSIVPTKYGEAVCLRILGRQSLYLDLSQLGMDPNQEAVLTQLTRLPQGMVLLTGPTGSGKTTTLYTALAQANDEGRKIITFEDPIEYQLEGTVQIQVREQIGLTFATGLRSVLRHDPDVVLVGEIRDFETAEIAVRAAQTGHLVFSTLHTNDSISAVTRLLEMRIEPYLIASSLVCSISQRLARRICRHCAEEDLAIPASTREEMAAALAIPAEQVKARKGRGCVECNQKGHRGRVAIYEFFLLSEAIMSLIRPGLRTGELRDAARKLGWRSLREMAWPKVQKGLIPISEQERWTRVIDPAALLAKS; encoded by the coding sequence ATGAACGAGACCCAGGCCGCGGCGCGGAAGGAAACCGGCGAACTCCTGCTGGAGCTCGGCAAGCTCACGGAGCAGCAGTTGGAGCAGGCACGGCGACGCCAGCGCCGGCTCAATTTGCCGCAGCATCGCGCGATTGTGGACCTGAACTTCGCGTCCGAAGAAGATATCTGGCGCGCCTTGGCCGCAGTCAACCACCTGGAATTCGTCGATCCTATCGCGCTGGGCCTCAAGCGCGAGACCCTGGAATTGCTGCCGATCAAGCTGATCTTTCTTTACCACTTGCTGCCGCTGGGGCTCGAGGATGACTGTTTGACCCTCGCGTTCAGCGAGCCGCCGAGCCAGATTGAGCAGGGCAATCTGCGCCTCGTGCTGGGTAAACGTTTCAAGATTGTGCTCGCCACGCCCAGCGCCATCCATGCCGTCATCAAGCAGAACTTCGGGCTGGGCGCCGAAACGATCCAAAAGCTGCGGGAGGAGCGTGGCGGGACGGAGATCAGCCAGGAGATCGTCTTTGACGTGCAGGGCAAGGAAACCGATTCCGCGCTTGAAGCCACCGTCTCGGCTTTTGTGGACCAGATTCTGCAGGAGGCGCTGCGCCTCAGGGCCACGGACGTTCACCTCGAGCCGTACCTCAATTCGGTTCGCCTGCGCTATCGAGTGGATGGCATACTGGAGACGGTGCCCGTCCCGGCGGACATGCATCGTTTGCACCCGGCGGTGGTGTCGCGGCTCAAGATCATGGGCGGCCTGAACATTGCCGAAAAGCGGCTTCCCCACGATGGCCGCATCGCCATGAAGACCGGCAGCGAGGAATACGACCTGCGCGTCTCGATCGTGCCCACCAAGTATGGTGAGGCGGTCTGCCTGCGGATTCTGGGCCGGCAGAGTTTGTACCTCGACCTGAGCCAGCTCGGCATGGATCCGAATCAGGAAGCGGTTCTGACGCAGTTGACGCGGCTGCCGCAAGGAATGGTCCTGCTGACCGGCCCGACCGGCAGCGGCAAGACCACGACCCTCTATACCGCGCTGGCGCAGGCTAATGATGAGGGTCGCAAGATCATTACCTTCGAAGACCCCATCGAATACCAGCTCGAAGGCACCGTGCAAATCCAGGTGCGTGAGCAAATCGGCCTGACGTTTGCCACCGGGCTGCGCTCGGTGCTCCGCCATGATCCGGATGTCGTGCTGGTCGGCGAGATTCGCGACTTTGAGACCGCCGAAATCGCCGTGCGCGCCGCGCAGACCGGCCATCTGGTGTTCTCCACCCTGCATACCAACGACAGCATCAGCGCTGTGACGCGCCTGCTGGAGATGCGCATCGAGCCGTATTTGATCGCATCCTCATTGGTTTGCAGCATCTCCCAGCGGCTGGCCCGGCGCATTTGCCGACACTGTGCGGAGGAGGACCTGGCCATCCCCGCTTCCACCCGCGAGGAAATGGCCGCTGCCCTCGCTATTCCCGCCGAGCAGGTCAAAGCGCGGAAGGGCCGGGGCTGTGTCGAATGCAACCAGAAGGGCCACCGCGGCCGGGTTGCCATTTACGAGTTCTTCCTCCTCAGCGAGGCCATTATGAGCCTGATCCGGCCCGGTCTGCGGACCGGTGAACTGCGCGACGCCGCGCGCAAGTTAGGCTGGCGTTCCTTGCGCGAGATGGCCTGGCCCAAGGTGCAAAAAGGGTTGATCCCCATCTCCGAGCAGGAACGGTGGACCCGGGTGATCGATCCTGCCGCGCTGCTGGCCAAAAGCTGA
- the pilM gene encoding pilus assembly protein PilM: MRPPVRRVLALDAGSRCIKLLLAESDFGRLRVLKEELIDLQAEGLVAPDEIKAHLQASLEEWGRPPLALILPQHVSISQVIDLPLAPESEVEKMIHDETVKLGGVSESRIVYDFVRTETAAKNRQQFWVTLSQEGDVRERILRLGVEQEDLCEVTTTANALIAAYRAASPLSSRAILVHLGAQTTVVAVVVAGQGVFATSFQMGGDFFTRSLSRLRNCSEESAESVKRTDNLLIGPEACPAFASVVDGWVAELKRQLNEWFDHNPILAPEAASFQLVASGGAFDQPGLIDYLKEQAGLNLQPWPQGAQPEAVLPSKRFEVAYGAALQALGYSTQPVSLLPDDYRIAWRKRLIRQRLELTSLGLAVLCLLVLAFGTWHQISLFSRKQALLTKVLAAQEAVEANDALAAELCLEYESFRPVFASQQNTLDTLKTFALLQESRSNRSFWYMLLADQQSYFNQPPGPYATNKLSRTNVFGPVTSRARGAAAEFSAVSAASTNLSPAKPGYIAELCIPEDADGARRVRRELVDELKRQPLFSKVDLLSDDLRRNLADPKVIVPERDFVLALDFATVEFQQPLPPRKPLPGLAPRTATRSGPRPLWMPSGSAENSTPVKP; this comes from the coding sequence ATGCGACCGCCGGTGCGGCGGGTGCTGGCGCTGGATGCCGGCAGTCGCTGCATCAAGCTGCTGCTAGCGGAAAGTGACTTTGGCCGCCTGCGCGTTCTCAAGGAGGAACTGATAGACTTGCAGGCCGAGGGCTTGGTGGCCCCGGATGAGATCAAGGCCCATTTGCAGGCGAGTCTGGAGGAATGGGGCCGGCCGCCGCTGGCTTTGATTCTGCCGCAGCATGTATCCATTTCACAGGTCATTGACCTGCCGCTCGCCCCTGAGAGCGAAGTGGAGAAGATGATCCATGATGAAACCGTCAAGCTGGGCGGTGTCAGCGAGAGCCGGATTGTCTATGACTTCGTTCGCACGGAAACCGCGGCCAAGAACCGGCAGCAGTTTTGGGTCACTCTGTCGCAGGAAGGCGATGTCCGCGAACGCATTCTGCGGTTGGGCGTCGAGCAGGAGGATTTGTGCGAGGTCACTACGACCGCCAATGCCCTGATTGCCGCTTACCGCGCCGCCAGTCCCCTCTCCTCGCGCGCCATTCTTGTGCACCTGGGAGCCCAGACCACGGTGGTGGCGGTCGTGGTGGCCGGCCAGGGGGTCTTTGCCACCAGCTTTCAGATGGGAGGCGATTTCTTCACCCGGTCCCTGTCCCGGTTGCGGAATTGCTCCGAGGAGAGCGCGGAATCCGTGAAGCGCACCGACAATTTGTTGATTGGCCCGGAGGCTTGTCCGGCATTTGCCAGCGTGGTGGACGGCTGGGTAGCGGAGCTGAAGCGGCAATTGAACGAGTGGTTTGACCACAATCCGATCCTGGCGCCCGAGGCCGCATCATTTCAGTTGGTCGCCAGCGGCGGCGCATTCGACCAGCCGGGTTTGATTGACTACCTGAAAGAACAGGCGGGTTTGAACCTGCAACCATGGCCGCAAGGCGCGCAGCCCGAGGCGGTGTTGCCATCGAAACGCTTTGAGGTTGCCTACGGCGCTGCGCTCCAGGCGCTCGGATATAGCACGCAACCCGTCTCCCTGCTGCCTGACGATTACCGTATCGCCTGGCGAAAACGGCTGATTCGCCAGCGGCTCGAATTGACCAGCCTGGGCCTGGCCGTGCTGTGTCTGCTGGTGCTGGCGTTTGGCACCTGGCACCAGATCTCCCTCTTTAGCCGCAAGCAAGCGCTGCTGACCAAGGTCCTGGCCGCCCAGGAGGCGGTGGAGGCAAATGATGCGCTGGCCGCCGAGCTGTGCCTTGAATACGAGAGCTTCCGCCCGGTGTTCGCCAGCCAGCAGAATACACTCGACACCCTGAAGACGTTCGCGCTGCTTCAAGAATCCCGCAGCAATCGCAGCTTCTGGTACATGCTGTTAGCCGACCAGCAGAGCTACTTCAACCAGCCGCCGGGGCCCTACGCGACCAACAAGCTCTCTCGCACCAACGTGTTTGGCCCGGTTACCAGCCGTGCCCGGGGGGCGGCGGCGGAATTCTCCGCGGTTTCGGCAGCCTCCACCAACCTTTCGCCAGCCAAGCCAGGTTACATTGCGGAACTTTGTATCCCTGAAGACGCGGACGGAGCCCGCCGGGTCCGGCGGGAACTGGTGGATGAACTCAAGCGGCAGCCATTGTTCTCCAAAGTGGACCTCTTGTCGGACGATTTGCGCCGGAACCTGGCGGACCCTAAAGTCATCGTCCCCGAGCGCGACTTCGTATTGGCGCTGGATTTTGCCACCGTCGAGTTTCAGCAGCCGCTGCCCCCCAGAAAGCCGCTGCCGGGCCTTGCCCCTCGAACTGCCACTCGGTCCGGGCCTCGCCCCCTGTGGATGCCCTCGGGAAGCGCGGAGAATTCCACCCCGGTAAAGCCGTGA
- a CDS encoding type II secretion system protein GspD has translation MLSRFRLSLPSKAAAAVALLLLSLTSCQHSQPKAPGSPPVKYNKNYDPEIKEIMDLAGRGQWEEAQTKATALREMAPKNAAVERVYSWVVQTGQQRREQALENQIREIDAKNSVFNPTVKSLLTENKDRGLPATKDVRDAVDRIENSPWIPETYGKTVREQGPLFDFESAKGRMAKVLEKEVTVHLDNVPLETILVNLSQTAGVNIVADKSLPALKQLLSANLDKVRLGEFLRYIARNYELQFQVGDQLVWVVDAKDPKKLMEETRFYRLRKGFVLPAEFGTADATRTTTTAGPAVTVTEFQRFQRFVNDLAPTLPALERAITNLFTGSKYMIDYERNLVVARGTPEQLDVMEDIIKEFDQPIQQVLIEARFVTISKPAFMQLGVLWQTGRLLTNGPPADFTGLVNNQNFPATVSPLTGGLNPAVGGGISEVFTNVLGAADLSATISALEQSGESQTLSAPRLTVLNNRPATISDGQVQYYYEEYSVSATVQQYYTASSIYPSGRPTKVTAGAELHVLASISGDGKSILLALNPKVNTQVLLQTYTTVSQVNQSGDVTSSFEIKLPTYRTQELSTRVAIKSGETVVMGGVLEREKTTYVESVPVLGDIPILGALFRRRTEMDTPRYLLIFVTATIVKDTGEFLVYEDEHSATNSPAK, from the coding sequence ATGCTTTCACGATTCAGGCTGAGCCTCCCGTCGAAAGCAGCGGCGGCAGTTGCGCTGCTGCTGCTTTCGTTGACTTCCTGCCAACATTCCCAACCCAAGGCGCCCGGGTCGCCGCCGGTAAAATACAACAAGAACTACGATCCCGAGATCAAGGAGATCATGGATCTGGCGGGCAGGGGGCAGTGGGAAGAGGCGCAGACCAAAGCCACGGCCTTGCGCGAAATGGCTCCCAAGAACGCGGCGGTCGAACGGGTTTACAGTTGGGTGGTACAGACCGGCCAGCAGCGGCGGGAGCAGGCGCTGGAAAACCAGATTCGCGAAATTGATGCCAAGAACTCGGTCTTCAATCCCACGGTCAAGAGCCTGCTCACCGAGAACAAGGACCGCGGCCTGCCGGCCACCAAGGATGTTCGGGACGCGGTGGACCGCATCGAGAATTCCCCGTGGATTCCTGAGACTTACGGGAAGACCGTTCGCGAGCAAGGCCCCTTGTTCGACTTCGAGAGCGCCAAGGGCCGCATGGCGAAAGTGCTGGAGAAGGAGGTCACCGTCCACCTGGATAACGTCCCGCTTGAGACGATTCTGGTAAACCTTAGCCAGACGGCGGGAGTCAATATCGTGGCGGACAAGTCGCTTCCCGCGCTGAAGCAACTGCTGAGCGCCAATCTCGACAAGGTGAGGTTGGGGGAGTTCCTCCGCTACATCGCCCGCAACTACGAACTGCAATTCCAGGTCGGCGACCAACTGGTCTGGGTTGTGGATGCGAAAGACCCCAAGAAACTGATGGAAGAAACCCGCTTCTACCGATTGCGCAAGGGTTTTGTGTTGCCGGCTGAATTCGGCACCGCGGACGCAACTAGAACGACGACCACCGCCGGGCCGGCGGTTACCGTTACCGAGTTCCAGAGATTTCAGAGATTTGTCAATGACCTGGCCCCGACGCTGCCGGCCCTGGAACGGGCGATCACCAACCTGTTTACCGGCTCGAAGTATATGATTGATTACGAGCGCAACCTGGTTGTCGCGCGGGGCACTCCGGAGCAGTTGGACGTGATGGAGGACATCATCAAGGAATTCGACCAGCCGATCCAGCAGGTGCTGATCGAGGCCCGGTTTGTCACCATCTCCAAGCCGGCCTTCATGCAACTGGGGGTGCTGTGGCAGACGGGCCGGCTTCTGACCAACGGTCCGCCGGCGGACTTCACCGGGCTGGTGAACAATCAGAATTTCCCCGCTACGGTCAGCCCGCTCACCGGCGGGCTGAATCCCGCCGTGGGAGGGGGGATTTCGGAAGTTTTTACCAACGTGCTGGGCGCGGCGGACTTGAGCGCCACGATCAGCGCGTTGGAGCAGAGCGGCGAAAGCCAGACCCTGAGCGCGCCGCGCCTGACCGTCCTCAACAACCGCCCGGCGACCATTAGCGACGGCCAGGTCCAGTACTACTACGAGGAGTACAGCGTTTCCGCGACCGTGCAGCAGTATTACACGGCCTCCTCGATCTACCCGAGCGGCAGGCCCACGAAGGTCACCGCCGGGGCGGAGCTTCATGTTCTGGCCAGCATCAGCGGCGACGGCAAGAGCATCCTGCTGGCATTGAACCCCAAGGTAAATACACAGGTGCTGCTGCAGACCTACACCACGGTGAGCCAGGTAAACCAGTCAGGCGACGTGACCAGCAGTTTCGAGATAAAGCTCCCGACCTATCGCACGCAGGAGCTCTCCACCCGCGTCGCCATCAAATCGGGCGAGACCGTCGTGATGGGCGGAGTGCTGGAACGCGAGAAGACGACCTATGTCGAGTCGGTGCCCGTCCTGGGGGACATTCCGATTCTGGGCGCGCTGTTCCGTCGCCGGACAGAGATGGACACGCCGCGCTACTTGCTGATCTTCGTGACGGCCACGATCGTCAAAGACACGGGCGAGTTTCTCGTTTACGAAGACGAGCATTCCGCGACCAATTCACCGGCCAAGTGA